The proteins below come from a single Salinibacterium sp. NK8237 genomic window:
- a CDS encoding thymidylate synthase: protein MASTIATPYEDLLRDTLANGVAKGDRTGTGTRSVFGRQLRFNLAEGFPLITTKRVHFKSIAYELLWFLRGESNVSWLRDNGVSIWNEWADADGELGPVYGVQWRSWPTPSGEQIDQISEVLEQIKTNPDSRRLIVTAWNPADIPKMALAPCHAFFQFYVADGKLSCQLYQRSADLFLGVPFNIASYALLTHLVAEQTGLEVGDFVWTGGDCHIYDNHVEQVTEQLSREPFAAPQLAITAKPASIFDYNFEDFEIVGYEHHPAIKAPVAV, encoded by the coding sequence ATGGCATCCACGATCGCAACCCCATATGAAGACCTGCTGCGCGACACGCTTGCGAACGGCGTAGCTAAGGGCGACCGCACCGGCACAGGCACCCGCAGTGTGTTCGGGCGCCAGCTACGGTTCAACCTCGCCGAGGGATTTCCCCTCATCACGACCAAACGGGTGCATTTCAAGTCGATCGCCTACGAACTCTTGTGGTTCTTGCGCGGCGAAAGCAACGTGTCGTGGTTGCGCGACAACGGTGTCAGCATTTGGAATGAATGGGCGGATGCCGACGGCGAGCTTGGCCCTGTCTACGGCGTTCAGTGGCGCTCCTGGCCAACACCGTCTGGTGAGCAAATCGACCAGATCTCCGAGGTCCTCGAGCAGATCAAGACCAACCCCGATTCACGGCGTCTGATCGTGACGGCCTGGAATCCTGCAGACATCCCGAAGATGGCTCTCGCGCCGTGTCACGCGTTCTTCCAGTTTTATGTCGCAGACGGCAAGCTGTCTTGCCAGCTCTATCAGCGCAGTGCTGACCTGTTCTTGGGCGTGCCCTTCAACATTGCGAGCTACGCGCTGCTCACTCACCTCGTAGCAGAGCAGACCGGCCTCGAGGTCGGTGACTTCGTCTGGACGGGCGGCGACTGCCACATCTACGACAACCACGTTGAGCAAGTGACCGAACAACTTTCTCGCGAACCGTTTGCGGCACCGCAGCTGGCGATCACTGCGAAGCCAGCGAGCATCTTCGACTACAACTTTGAAGACTTCGAGATTGTCGGCTACGAGCACCACCCGGCCATCAAAGCTCCGGTTGCAGTGTGA
- a CDS encoding dihydrofolate reductase: MSGTARRSPVALIWAQSAGGIIGHDGSMPWHLPEDLTHFKELTLGSPVIMGRKTWDSLNPRFRPLPGRRNIVVTRQKAWAASGAEVAHSIEAAIELAAASTEQGEAEQPDTVWVIGGAEIFAAVLSHASRVEVTEIAATFDGDTVAPKIGDTWMLAATDPVDGWHTSSTDLRYRFLRYENQEPQQR; encoded by the coding sequence GTGAGCGGCACCGCGCGCCGCTCACCTGTCGCTCTGATCTGGGCGCAATCCGCCGGTGGGATAATCGGCCACGACGGCTCGATGCCGTGGCATTTGCCCGAAGACCTCACACACTTCAAAGAACTCACCCTCGGCAGCCCCGTCATCATGGGGCGCAAGACGTGGGACTCCCTGAATCCACGATTTCGCCCACTGCCAGGGCGACGCAATATCGTTGTCACTCGTCAAAAAGCGTGGGCCGCGAGCGGAGCCGAAGTCGCGCACAGTATCGAGGCAGCGATTGAACTTGCCGCGGCATCCACTGAACAGGGCGAAGCTGAGCAACCCGACACCGTGTGGGTCATTGGCGGAGCGGAAATCTTTGCAGCAGTTCTCAGTCACGCTAGTCGGGTAGAAGTCACCGAGATAGCGGCGACCTTTGATGGTGACACTGTGGCACCCAAAATCGGTGACACGTGGATGCTCGCCGCCACCGATCCGGTCGACGGCTGGCACACATCATCCACCGATCTTCGCTACCGATTTTTGCGTTACGAGAACCAAGAGCCTCAGCAGCGGTAG